The Nostoc sp. 'Lobaria pulmonaria (5183) cyanobiont' DNA window TCTTTGTGATCAATGTGAGAATACCACGTTCAATGAAGGGCAGCTGTCCTGACTTTTCACAACATCTGTAAAAGTCACTTTGGTCAGGGGAGCAACGCGATTTGGTGAGGTCTGGGAAAAAAGGTGCGATCGCTAAATCCTTTCATCAGTAATAAAAATATATTTATACATATTAAGTAGTAAATTGTAAATGAAATTACTTAGTACTCAGATTTGATTTTTAGCGATCGCACCTCGTTTACCGAATCTGACAAAATCGCATTGCTCCCTTGGTCAGTTAGCTATCGCATAAATTGAGTTTTTCTTTTCGCTGATCTTCTCGTGATTCCTAGTCATTAATCTAAAACTATTGAGAATCAGACTGTGAGAAAACTTACGCTATTTAGTGACTTGAGAACTGACCGTGAAAATTCAGGCAGCCGTCCGTCGGCTGCCTCTAACTCTCCCCTAATAATGATTATTATTTTCATCTAAAGTGAGGTTTAATATCCTGAAAGCCCTATGTAGTTTGAGTCTTGGTGTATTTCACCATGATTCAGGCTCGTCAATATTTAGATGCGTTTGCCCTGGTTTCTGCCCACGGCAATTCTCTACGATCAATCATCATGTATATAGATAACCTTAGTATTGAAGAAATACCCAACCTCGAACTTGCGACTAGTGTTCCGATTGTCTATGAGATTAATCAGCAAGGAAAAGTAACAAGTTCTGTAATCATCTAGCCGATCAAAAATTGAGATTCTAGTACTATGTTTGTGAAAGATGAAAATTTAATATTTTGTGGGTTTCATCAGGAAAATTGTTGAGCAAATGGAAAAAATAAGATTTATTAAGTTCTGAAATTTCTCAATTAAGTTTCCTAATTGAGAAAATATATTTAAGAGTCCTAAGCGTTGTCAAATCCTCAAAACTGGTTTGAGTTTTGTGACTAGCTTAACCATGACATCAGTGTTATCTTTTTTAATTACTAAATCCACGAAAAAAGCACGAGTAATTGTTGTGCAACGACTAAATGAGTTTGAACTTGAGGGCAAAAGTATTCACATCTTGATATTTAATTTTAAATGGAGTTCAACAGCTTGATTACAGAACTCAAAATTCTTCTGCCCATTTCAGTGGCGATGACATTGGGACATTCAGTAGACCGAAAACTTTTCCAAAACCCTTATCAGCCCTTAATTTCACCTTGGGAAGATCATCTGCTCAAATCAGCTTCTAATCTACCTTTCAAGGACCTCTGTTTTAGATGGACTTAAAAGCGATCGCTTGTGGTGATGATGGACAGTCCCAACAACGCCGCCTGAAACCCTTATTATCTCGGCAATTTAAGTCGGGTGAATTCTTAGGGATACAAAAATCTGGATAAGAGGGATCACAGTTATTCTGTTGCTGCCCTTGAGTTGGTTGCAAAGTTGTCTTTCGGGTAGCTCTGTGGCGGAAGTCCCAAGGCATTACGGGATTAGCCAAATGGCATTAAGAAAACGTGAAACCTGGTCTGGCCAGGGTGTTGGGGTAGGGTGTAGTGTTAATAAACATTCATTTTTTAGGGGTGAAACAGAGGGGGAGCTACGCGAAAAAGTGAGATCGAGGTTTAATTCTCAATTATCTAGCTAGATTCTCAATAAAACCAGCCATTTCATTGCGATGCCTGCGGCGGGCTACGCCTACGCACTATTAAACAGGTGATTTATACCCCTAATTTTTAGCACCTCACTTTGGAGCGTTGCTCCCAAACAGACGTTACTTCTTCATTCCCTACATCCCACACCCCAAAACCAGTAATATCAATGATTTCCGCTTATCTTAGTGCCATTCAACTCTTACCCAACTGCGTCATAAATTAGCTTCTGTACTAGAAAATATTACACCAGAGGTGATTGTTTCTCTTACCTCTTACGACTTTATTCTTGAAGCTTTATTTAACGCAGCTTCATAAAAAATTGGTATAATACCTAACTAGTCACAAGCAAGCAAAAACAGATTGCATAATTATCATTTTTCCCATCAGCAAAAACCTGAGTTTTTGTGGGTGCTTGTGCTGGTTGGAGGTGGTTCGATATTTTGGCCAGCAAATTTGAGTAGGTTAGCAAAGATAACTGTCTGATTGCCACCTAAAATTGGCTGCCAATCTTTAGGTGCTTTATTAATATAAGATTCCCGATCGGAATCTAAAAGTCCATAAAATACCTCGGCTACAATCCGACCACCTACCCAACCTAGCTGAGTTTTAGCACCAACACCATTTAGTAAGTCTACTTCGGAAAAACTTTTTCCCACACCAAAGCGATCTACTAAAGGAGCTTGACCCTCAGCTAAGATGTAAAACCAGAGTGGGGTGTCGTTTTGCAGACTCTCAGCAATTGGCTCAAACTTGAACAGTGCATCGCCTGCCGAATTTTCACCCGCTGGTTGTCTCACACTGAGTTGATCTGATGTGAGAGGAATAGCCTGAGTAAAACCTTTGTTCTGTAAAGCTTTGACAATCTGTTGCCCACCTTGTACTCTGTAGTTGTTGCCTCGCAATAAATTAAGCAGTGCTAGGGATGGACGTGGTGGTACTACTTTCGTGTCTGGTAAGGTGTCAGGGCTGATCGCATCTTTAACTTCTTTAATAACCCCCCCAACATTCTGGCTGGTTGGCAATACAGGAGACGGTAAAACGCCAAGTGGGTCAACCAAGTTGGAATCAATTTTGTAAGCTAGTTGTAAGCGTACTTCTGGTCTTTCTGTTTTATCAGCAGGCTCGTCACGAGGTTCATTAGGCAACACTCCTGGGTCTGTAAACGGGAAAAAGCGCGCCCAATTATCAATGACATGATGACTCGGTAGTGGCTCGAATCCTAATAAACTGTCATTGTCTGGGTTGCAACTTTCACTATCCGGGAAAATGCTAAATCTTTTATCTTTGTTGAGGCGATAACCAAAACGTACTCCAGAATGTCCAAAGCGGTAAGCTGCTACTACAAATTCGCGGGGTAAATTCTCGCGTTTGTCTTCTGTGTAAAGAGCATAGTTTTGGGCGCGCTGGTCACGAGTTTTGTCTTTTAGACCTTCTAGAACATCTGCGTTAACAATGCGCGGCAAAAAGTCTTCTATCACTATCTTTTGATAAACCCAGCGTACTTCGTTTCGTGCTGCTTCAAACAAAGCAGTACCCGTCAGTTTCTGATCGTCTTGCAGTCTCCGATTATTTTGTTTGAGCTTTGCTACTACTGCATTATGATACTTGACAAAAGACAATTGAATTTGACTGATGATCGAGTTTTCATCATTACGTTTGTCACCAACAATCGCGCGACCATTGGGGCTACGCAGTAAATCTTGATCTGCCTGATTTTTAAAGTCTTCAACTAGCTTTGTATTACTGACGGTAGGTTGAACCTGATTTTCAGTACCATTTTTATATAAAAGACTAGCTCCATCCTCAGCGTACATAAAAGGTTGAGCATCAGGACCGTCACCGTATAAGGAATCCAAATCAAAGCGTGGAGTTCGTAAATTACTTGGCAAACGATCTTGAGAACCAATATCTACTGGGTTTAAAGATGATGTGTTATCAAAGGTTAGATCGTGATCGATGAATTGACCAAAGTATGTATAACCTGCTGGTAACAGCAAATTTTCTTCAGGATCAGGACCATCTTTCACGGTATCAAGCTCTGACTTTATGCTGTTGGCAAGTTTTAGTAGTTCATGGGTCGGATAGCTTTTTGCTCTTAAAGACAGTAAATGTGTAAATGCTTGTTCTCGTGTGCCGACGGAACCGTGACCAAATCCACTCATATAATGCTCCTTAATTAAGGTAAAGTTAATTGATTGAATGACTATTGCGTTAAAGCAATCTGCACTTTAGATTTCGATAAAATTATCAAAAGAAAGTGATTTTGACAGCTTTGACATTTTTGTAAGCAGAGATGGCATAGCCTAGTTGTCAAATTAATGTCGGCTAGGATGTATCCCTGTCTATCATCAGATTTCCTCCTTATAGATTTGTTTACTTTCTGAAAGCTTTTTATCACTCTTTAGGAAGAGACCAGAGTTTGATGGTTTTGTCGGCACTGCTGCTGGCTATCATGTTTCCATGCGGTCTGAAAACTACTGACCGCACGCCTCGCTCATGCCCGATCAAATTCTCCAAGAGTTTGCCTTTAGGCAATCCCCATAACTTGATAGTGCTATCATTGCTACCACTAGCTAATCTCTTGCCATCGGGACTGAAAGCCACTGACCACACAACTCCTGAATGTCCATTTAGGGAGTGCAACAATTTACCAGTGGGCATTTGCCAGAGTTTGACTGTCCTATCAGCACTGCCACTCGCTAAAGTCCGTCCATCAGGGCTAAAAGTCACTGAGCGCACGGCTTGTGAATGAGCATTCAGGGTTTTTAGAACAGCACCATCCATGAGCCGCCAAATTTTGAGTGTCCCACTCTCATTGCCACTAGCTAAGGTCTGCCCATCCGGACTAAAAGCAACAGTTCTTACCCACTTTCCATCCGATAACTGATGAACTTGTACGCCAGTCTGCACGTTCCAGATGCGGATGGTTGTGTCAGCACTACCACTGGCTAACCACTTTCCGTTGGGGCTGATGGCAACGGCTTCTACATCATCTGTATGGCCATCTAGAGTACGAAGCAGTTGCCCCGTCTCTAAATTCCAGAGTTTAATACGGTTATCCCAACTGCCACTAGCGAGCAGCTTGCTATCTGGACTGATAGCAAGGCTTACCACTGCATCGCCGTGTCCTTCTAAAGTATAGAGTAAGGTGTTACTAGGCAGATCCCAAATTTTGATTTTTTTATCGTAACTGCCACTGGCGAGGAAGCGTCCATCAGGGCTGATTGCAAGAGCGTAAACCCAAGTTGAATCTCCTTGGACAGAACGTAAAGGTTGAGTGGTTGCAACAGAGATAGTAGCAACACTAGCGTTTCGGAAGGAAGACAATAGGTTAGCACAACTGCTACTACCAACCAAGATCGTTAGGGTGCTGATTGCGAATGCTGCTGAAGATTTCCAGGTAATTTGTTTCGATCTCATAACAGGACATTCCTTGTGCGAGTGGGAGAATAATCTGATTTGCACCCACTGCGTAACGGTGTCGGAGACTAGCGGTACTATAGAGTAATTTTTTCTGGAATTTGAGATGAGAACGCTTTTCCTTTGGCTTTTTGTTGTTTATTCCGATATTCAAGCCAGCGTCGCATCAGAAATAAAAGAGTTGTCGTGACAATCCCTACTAGCCCAATCGGGGTTAAATAGCTCCAATGATCTAACATTTTGTCCCAAACGTGCCAAGTGAGCAGGAACATAGCTAAGTAAGTCAGGGTATGTAATCGCTTCCAATTTTTTTTCAGTCTTTTGACACTCCAGTCATTAGAAGTAATTGCCAATAGGGTAAAAATTATAAAGGTAGATACACCTTGGATATAAATCCAATAGGTATTGGGATCTAAAAAATCAAGGTCTCTCTTTTTCACTAAGAGGAAACCGTGAAGCAAAGCCAAGCAGAAAGCCAGAATACCGATAATTCGTCGATATTTCAACAGCCATTTGGGAAGGTTCGCTTGTTTAGTTTGAGGAAAAATAATTCTGAGATTCGTGGGCATTAAGGTGAGAATATAAGCTCCTAAAGCTATAAATCCCAAGCTGTTTTCTAACGGTGCTGTATCGATTGCTGCCATGACTAATCCTCCTTAATTTTTCAAGAAAAGCCACTTTTTTATAAGCTAAATATTTCCTACTGGTATATTTATCTAACTCCACTGCTAACTAAGTTAAAGCCTGAGATTTACTGACTCATTTTTGACTTGTGACTACTTTTGTTATGACTTTTATCATCTAAGAATTGAACAGTCGTCATGAGAGGATGTTTGTAAAGCCTGGGTATTTCTGTAGAACTATCTACGCCTAGTTAGATATTTATGCAGTTTTGCAAAAACTGGGGTCAAATTTGTAGGGCAGCAGAAGCGGATTTGCCAGAATCAGGGTAAACGCTTCAGTAATCCTAGCGCGATCTTCTGAGAGAGAATCTCGCGCTTCAATTTCTGCTGCAGTTGCACTCAAAGTCTTTTGAGAACTCCACAGAATGATTGATCTAGGTTATGGGGGGCAATTGTTGGCTCAAAAAGAATTGGGATGGGATAGAAATATTATCCGTAAAGGAATCAAAGAATAAACAACTGGGATTACTTATATAGATAATTATTCTTTATAAAGGGCGCTGGAAGGCAGAAGAACACTTACCAAACCTTTTGGAAGATATTAAGAAACTGGTTGATTCTCACTCGCCAAACTGATCCAAGTTTTAAAAGTCAGAGATTGTATACACGCTTCACAGCCTCTGAAGTACGAAAGCTATTAATTTGACAAGTTTGGTTACAGTATTGACCAGTTACCAACTGAAGAAACAATTCGTGTGAAATTAAACTATTTAGGTTATCGACTCAAACGAGTAGCAAAAGTTTTACTTCAAAAAAAATACCAGAAACTGACGCAATTTTTGAACAACTAGCACTCTTTTAATGAATCAGCTTTAAATGATAAGAGTATTTTACGTCTTAGTCTTGATGCCAAAGGCCGTGTGGATATTGGTTCATTTGATCGAGGAGGCAGAAACCGAGCTTTAACTAAGACTGAACGGTACTAGTGTTGCAGTTGCAGACAATTACACTTTAGTAACAAACAATACTCGTCACTACAGATGTATTTCTAATTTACAGTTGGAAAACTGGATTTTATCTTAAAAATATTAAGTATTTTACACTTTTGACTTAACTGCTTGCTGTGATGCTTGTAAAGTCTGAGGCAAACTCCAGTCGGGACGCAAGCTAGCGGCGTTGCGTAAATAAATATGATGAATTGAGGCGGAGGTTGGCAGATAAGCGTGAATTAAGAAGCGAATACAGCGCTGTAAGCTGCCTTCTACGTGCATTTGCTGCACATCCAACATAGCCACATTATCCCAACCAGAACGCGCTCTTGCGATCGCAGCTGGAAAAACTGCATCCAAATCGCGTGTCACTGAAAAAGTCACACTAATGATGTCCCTCTGCTGAAATTGA harbors:
- the aroH gene encoding chorismate mutase — translated: MDWQMRAIRGATTASENTVETIREVVTELLDELENRNQFQQRDIISVTFSVTRDLDAVFPAAIARARSGWDNVAMLDVQQMHVEGSLQRCIRFLIHAYLPTSASIHHIYLRNAASLRPDWSLPQTLQASQQAVKSKV
- a CDS encoding ferric reductase-like transmembrane domain-containing protein, with the protein product MAAIDTAPLENSLGFIALGAYILTLMPTNLRIIFPQTKQANLPKWLLKYRRIIGILAFCLALLHGFLLVKKRDLDFLDPNTYWIYIQGVSTFIIFTLLAITSNDWSVKRLKKNWKRLHTLTYLAMFLLTWHVWDKMLDHWSYLTPIGLVGIVTTTLLFLMRRWLEYRNKQQKAKGKAFSSQIPEKITL
- a CDS encoding WD40 repeat domain-containing protein; amino-acid sequence: MRSKQITWKSSAAFAISTLTILVGSSSCANLLSSFRNASVATISVATTQPLRSVQGDSTWVYALAISPDGRFLASGSYDKKIKIWDLPSNTLLYTLEGHGDAVVSLAISPDSKLLASGSWDNRIKLWNLETGQLLRTLDGHTDDVEAVAISPNGKWLASGSADTTIRIWNVQTGVQVHQLSDGKWVRTVAFSPDGQTLASGNESGTLKIWRLMDGAVLKTLNAHSQAVRSVTFSPDGRTLASGSADRTVKLWQMPTGKLLHSLNGHSGVVWSVAFSPDGKRLASGSNDSTIKLWGLPKGKLLENLIGHERGVRSVVFRPHGNMIASSSADKTIKLWSLPKE
- a CDS encoding peroxidase family protein, giving the protein MSGFGHGSVGTREQAFTHLLSLRAKSYPTHELLKLANSIKSELDTVKDGPDPEENLLLPAGYTYFGQFIDHDLTFDNTSSLNPVDIGSQDRLPSNLRTPRFDLDSLYGDGPDAQPFMYAEDGASLLYKNGTENQVQPTVSNTKLVEDFKNQADQDLLRSPNGRAIVGDKRNDENSIISQIQLSFVKYHNAVVAKLKQNNRRLQDDQKLTGTALFEAARNEVRWVYQKIVIEDFLPRIVNADVLEGLKDKTRDQRAQNYALYTEDKRENLPREFVVAAYRFGHSGVRFGYRLNKDKRFSIFPDSESCNPDNDSLLGFEPLPSHHVIDNWARFFPFTDPGVLPNEPRDEPADKTERPEVRLQLAYKIDSNLVDPLGVLPSPVLPTSQNVGGVIKEVKDAISPDTLPDTKVVPPRPSLALLNLLRGNNYRVQGGQQIVKALQNKGFTQAIPLTSDQLSVRQPAGENSAGDALFKFEPIAESLQNDTPLWFYILAEGQAPLVDRFGVGKSFSEVDLLNGVGAKTQLGWVGGRIVAEVFYGLLDSDRESYINKAPKDWQPILGGNQTVIFANLLKFAGQNIEPPPTSTSTHKNSGFC